One segment of Primulina tabacum isolate GXHZ01 chromosome 14, ASM2559414v2, whole genome shotgun sequence DNA contains the following:
- the LOC142524851 gene encoding putative isoaspartyl peptidase/L-asparaginase 2 — protein MGGWAIAVHGGAGVDPNLPLERQEQAKLLLTRCLNLGVSALRSSDLPAIDVVELVVRELESDPLFNSGRGSALTEKGTVEMEASIMDGAGRRCGAVSGVTTVKNPISLARLVMDKSPHSYLAFSGAEDFAKQQGVEMLDNDYFITEDNVGMLKLAKEANTIMFDYRIPSIGSEYCSAVVENPPLTMNGLPISVYAPETVGCVVVDGQGRCAAATSTGGLMNKMMGRIGDSPLIGAGTYACELCGVSCTGEGEAIIRGTLARDVAALMEYKELSLQDAVDYVIKKRLDEGKAGLIAVSNNGEVAYGFNSVGMFRGFATEKGFMEVGIW, from the exons ATGGGTGGTTGGGCTATAGCGGTGCACGGCGGCGCTGGTGTCGACCCAAACCTCCCCCTTGAACGTCAGGAACAGGCCAAACTATTGCTCACTCGTTGCCTGAACCTCGGAGTCTCCGCTCTCCGCTCTTCTGATCTCCCTGCCATTGATGTCGTCGAACTCGTC GTACGAGAACTGGAAAGCGATCCCCTGTTCAACTCAGGCCGTGGATCTGCACTGACCGAGAAAGGAACGGTGGAGATGGAAGCCAGCATCATGGATGGGGCTGGTAGGCGATGCGGCGCCGTTTCAGGCGTCACCACAGTGAAGAATCCCATCTCCCTCGCTCGACTTGTGATGGACAAGTCACCCCATTCGTATCTTGCTTTCTCTGGCGCTGAAGATTTCGCCAAACAACAG GGCGTGGAAATGTTGGACAATGATTATTTTATTACGGAAGACAACGTTGGCATGCTCAAATTGGCAAAAGAAGCCAACACAATCATG TTCGATTACAGGATTCCGTCGATTGGGTCGGAATACTGCAGCGCCGTGGTGGAGAATCCGCCCCTAACAATGAACGGACTTCCAATCAGCGTCTACGCCCCTGAGACGGTCGGGTGTGTTGTGGTGGATGGTCAAGGACGGTGTGCCGCGGCCACCTCCACGGGTGGACTGATGAACAAAATGATGGGCAGGATAGGTGATTCGCCCTTGATCGGTGCAGGCACCTATGCCTGTGAGCTATGCGGCGTCTCGTGCACCGGTGAAGGCGAAGCGATCATACGGGGCACGCTGGCTCGTGACGTGGCGGCGCTGATGGAGTATAAGGAGCTGAGCCTCCAGGATGCGGTGGATTATGTGATAAAGAAGAGGCTGGACGAGGGAAAGGCTGGTCTGATTGCGGTGTCTAACAATGGGGAAGTGGCTTATGGGTTTAATTCGGTGGGGATGTTTAGGGGATTTGCCACTGAGAAAGGGTTCATGGAAGTTGGTATTTGGTAG
- the LOC142523657 gene encoding putative carbohydrate esterase At4g34215 has protein sequence MAFANRILKVDSNFGSIILVPCALGGTMITDWSSFNSTLRQRLVQRTNEAVRFGGKLRAILWYQGESETRHIHDATYTFPRESKRFLSYLYKELNDPDDVPFIQVALASGPGEKEILEKVRAAQFAMEEVITVDAMGLPLGLAGLHLTTPAQVRLGNMMADAFLESRNTRFRSKSFRIENENNQMKR, from the exons ATGGCGTTTGCTAATAGGATTCTGAAGGTGGACTCGAATTTCGGCTCCATTATTTTGGTCCCTTGTGCTCTAGGAGGGACGATGATTACGGATTGGTCGAGTTTCAACAGCACATTGAGACAACGTTTGGTACAGAGGACTAATGAAGCCGTTAGGTTTGGTGGGAAACTTCGGGCTATTTTATGGTACCAAGGGGAGTCGGAAACGAGACATATTCACGACGCCACGTATACGTTTCCTCGCGAATCCAAGAGATTTCTTTCATATTTGTACAAGGAATTGAACGATCCAGATGATGTTCCTTTCATTCAG GTTGCATTAGCATCGGGGCCAGGTGAGAAGGAAATTCTTGAGAAGGTTAGAGCAGCACAATTCGCAATGGAGGAGGTGATCACTGTTGATGCCATGGGGCTTCCCCTAGGCCTAGCCGGACTTCACCTCACTACCCCAGCTCAAGTTCGACTCGGGAATATGATGGCCGATGCATTCCTTGAGAGCCGAAACACTCGATTCCGATCAAAAAGTTTTAGGATAGAAAACGAAAATAATCAAATGAAAAGATAG
- the LOC142524037 gene encoding WD40 repeat-containing protein HOS15-like isoform X1 gives MISLTSSELNYLIFRYLNESGFAHSAFALGYEAGINKSTIDGNLVPPGALVTFIQKGIQYLELEANFVVSPQDDLDTDEDFQFLNPLDLITKDVHELQKIVKEKKEAKRKEKSKGKEKDITENGREHGHGIPMEKEKELAKEKDNEKQQREKEKIEKEKEKATGKEKEKPLEGANVANPSGDEVNGRLEGNATDTGPEPMDICASVDSFSSEISSSDVTVLQGHTSEVFACAWNPVGPFLASGSGDSTARIWTIDGPSSSNMQNGPHNVVLRHFKGRTNEKSKDVTTLDWNVDGALLATGSYDGQARIWSRDGELISTLNKHKGPIFSLKWNKKGDYLLSGSVDKTAIVWDVKTGEWKQQFEFHSAPALDVDWRNNTSFATCSTDSMIYVCKVGENRPIKTFSGHQGEVNAIKWDPSGSLLASCSDDSTAKIWTMKQDSCLLDLKEHAKEIYTVRWSPTGAGTNHPNRQLVLASASFDSTIKLWEVDVGRLLHNLNGHRDPVYSVAFSPNGEYLASGSLDKCLHIWSVKEAKIVKTFTGNGGIFEVCWNKEGDKIAACFANNVVCVLDFRM, from the exons ATGATATCCTTGACCTCGTCGGAGTTGAATTACCTCATCTTCCGTTACCTTAACGAATCAG GGTTTGCCCATTCTGCTTTCGCTTTAGGATATGAGGCAGGGATCAACAAGAGTACTATTGATGGAAATCTTGTTCCACCCGGTGCACTTGTTACATTTATTCAGAAAGGAATCCAATACCTTGAACTAGAAGCAAACTTTG TTGTTTCACCCCAGGATGATTTAGATACGGATGAAGATTTTCAGTTCCTAAACCCTCTGGATCTTATAACCAAAGATGTACATGAACTTCAAAAGATCGTGAAAGAGAAGAAAGAAGCTAAGCGGAAAGAAAAGTCCAAGGGAAAGGAGAAAGACATAACTGAAAATGGGCGGGAGCATGGCCACGGAATTCCcatggaaaaagaaaaggagcTTGCTAAAGAAAAGGATAATGAAAAACAACAGAGGGAAAAAGAGAAGATAGAgaaagaaaaggagaaagcAACAGGTAAAGAGAAGGAAAAGCCATTGGAGGGTGCCAATGTTGCAAATCCTTCTGGAGATGAGGTTAACGGCAGACTTGAGGGGAATGCAACTGATACAG GTCCAGAACCTATGGATATTTGCGCGAGTGTAGATTCCTTTTCCTCCGAAATATCAAGCAGTGATGTTACCGTTCTGCAAGGCCATACTTCTGAG GTTTTTGCATGTGCGTGGAACCCAGTTGGGCCATTTCTTGCTTCAGG GTCTGGAGATTCGACAGCTAGGATTTGGACCATTGATGGGCCATCTAGCTCCAATATGCAAAATGGGCCGCATAATGTTGTACTGAGGCATTTCAAGGGTAGAACAAATGAGAAAAGCAAGGATGTGACCACACTTGATTGGAAT GTTGATGGTGCACTACTTGCTACTGGTTCATACGATGGTCAAGCAAGAATATGGAGTAGAGATG GGGAGTTGATCAgtacattaaataaacataaaggGCCGATTTTCTCCTTAAAGTGGAACAAGAAAGGGGATTATCTTCTCAGTGGAAGTGTTGATAAAACTGCAATTgtatgggatgtcaagaccggAGAATGGAAACAACAGTTTGAGTTTCACTCAG CTCCTGCCCTTGATGTTGATTGGCGAAACAACACTTCATTTGCAACCTGCTCCACTGATAGCATGATATATGTTTGCAAAGTTGGAGAGAACCGACCAATCAAAACTTTCTCTGGCCATCAG GGTGAAGTGAATGCTATCAAGTGGGACCCCTCTGGCTCTCTACTGGCTTCGTGCTCTGATGATTCTACGGCAAAG ATATGGACCATGAAACAGGACTCCTGCTTGCTTGATCTGAAGGAACATGCCAAG GAGATATACACTGTCAGATGGAGTCCAACAGGAGCTGGGACCAACCACCCTAATCGGCAACTGGTGCTAGCCAG TGCCTCCTTTGATTCAACCATAAAGCTTTGGGAAGTTGATGTTGGGCGTCTTCTCCACAACTTAAATGGCCACAG GGATCCTGTTTATTCCGTTGCATTTAGCCCGAATGGCGAGTATTTGGCTAGTGGATCATTGGATAAATGCTTGCACATATGGTCTGTGAAGGAAGCCAAGATAGTGAAAACGTTCACTGGGAATGGAgggatctttgaagtttgctgGAACAAGGAGGGTGACAAGATTGCAGCTTGTTTCGCAAACAATGTGGTTTGTGTCTTGGATTTCCGAATGTAG
- the LOC142524037 gene encoding WD40 repeat-containing protein HOS15-like isoform X2 — translation MISLTSSELNYLIFRYLNESGFAHSAFALGYEAGINKSTIDGNLVPPGALVTFIQKGIQYLELEANFGNDDLDTDEDFQFLNPLDLITKDVHELQKIVKEKKEAKRKEKSKGKEKDITENGREHGHGIPMEKEKELAKEKDNEKQQREKEKIEKEKEKATGKEKEKPLEGANVANPSGDEVNGRLEGNATDTGPEPMDICASVDSFSSEISSSDVTVLQGHTSEVFACAWNPVGPFLASGSGDSTARIWTIDGPSSSNMQNGPHNVVLRHFKGRTNEKSKDVTTLDWNVDGALLATGSYDGQARIWSRDGELISTLNKHKGPIFSLKWNKKGDYLLSGSVDKTAIVWDVKTGEWKQQFEFHSAPALDVDWRNNTSFATCSTDSMIYVCKVGENRPIKTFSGHQGEVNAIKWDPSGSLLASCSDDSTAKIWTMKQDSCLLDLKEHAKEIYTVRWSPTGAGTNHPNRQLVLASASFDSTIKLWEVDVGRLLHNLNGHRDPVYSVAFSPNGEYLASGSLDKCLHIWSVKEAKIVKTFTGNGGIFEVCWNKEGDKIAACFANNVVCVLDFRM, via the exons ATGATATCCTTGACCTCGTCGGAGTTGAATTACCTCATCTTCCGTTACCTTAACGAATCAG GGTTTGCCCATTCTGCTTTCGCTTTAGGATATGAGGCAGGGATCAACAAGAGTACTATTGATGGAAATCTTGTTCCACCCGGTGCACTTGTTACATTTATTCAGAAAGGAATCCAATACCTTGAACTAGAAGCAAACTTTGGTAAT GATGATTTAGATACGGATGAAGATTTTCAGTTCCTAAACCCTCTGGATCTTATAACCAAAGATGTACATGAACTTCAAAAGATCGTGAAAGAGAAGAAAGAAGCTAAGCGGAAAGAAAAGTCCAAGGGAAAGGAGAAAGACATAACTGAAAATGGGCGGGAGCATGGCCACGGAATTCCcatggaaaaagaaaaggagcTTGCTAAAGAAAAGGATAATGAAAAACAACAGAGGGAAAAAGAGAAGATAGAgaaagaaaaggagaaagcAACAGGTAAAGAGAAGGAAAAGCCATTGGAGGGTGCCAATGTTGCAAATCCTTCTGGAGATGAGGTTAACGGCAGACTTGAGGGGAATGCAACTGATACAG GTCCAGAACCTATGGATATTTGCGCGAGTGTAGATTCCTTTTCCTCCGAAATATCAAGCAGTGATGTTACCGTTCTGCAAGGCCATACTTCTGAG GTTTTTGCATGTGCGTGGAACCCAGTTGGGCCATTTCTTGCTTCAGG GTCTGGAGATTCGACAGCTAGGATTTGGACCATTGATGGGCCATCTAGCTCCAATATGCAAAATGGGCCGCATAATGTTGTACTGAGGCATTTCAAGGGTAGAACAAATGAGAAAAGCAAGGATGTGACCACACTTGATTGGAAT GTTGATGGTGCACTACTTGCTACTGGTTCATACGATGGTCAAGCAAGAATATGGAGTAGAGATG GGGAGTTGATCAgtacattaaataaacataaaggGCCGATTTTCTCCTTAAAGTGGAACAAGAAAGGGGATTATCTTCTCAGTGGAAGTGTTGATAAAACTGCAATTgtatgggatgtcaagaccggAGAATGGAAACAACAGTTTGAGTTTCACTCAG CTCCTGCCCTTGATGTTGATTGGCGAAACAACACTTCATTTGCAACCTGCTCCACTGATAGCATGATATATGTTTGCAAAGTTGGAGAGAACCGACCAATCAAAACTTTCTCTGGCCATCAG GGTGAAGTGAATGCTATCAAGTGGGACCCCTCTGGCTCTCTACTGGCTTCGTGCTCTGATGATTCTACGGCAAAG ATATGGACCATGAAACAGGACTCCTGCTTGCTTGATCTGAAGGAACATGCCAAG GAGATATACACTGTCAGATGGAGTCCAACAGGAGCTGGGACCAACCACCCTAATCGGCAACTGGTGCTAGCCAG TGCCTCCTTTGATTCAACCATAAAGCTTTGGGAAGTTGATGTTGGGCGTCTTCTCCACAACTTAAATGGCCACAG GGATCCTGTTTATTCCGTTGCATTTAGCCCGAATGGCGAGTATTTGGCTAGTGGATCATTGGATAAATGCTTGCACATATGGTCTGTGAAGGAAGCCAAGATAGTGAAAACGTTCACTGGGAATGGAgggatctttgaagtttgctgGAACAAGGAGGGTGACAAGATTGCAGCTTGTTTCGCAAACAATGTGGTTTGTGTCTTGGATTTCCGAATGTAG
- the LOC142524038 gene encoding putative cyclin-A3-1, with the protein MADQENCVRVTRLAAKKRAATESAQEHNKKKRVVLGEIQNVASSQGLGLERKMKCDVAKKKKEVKPKRDAKNSKSSSKDTLGVKEDFDSWIDVVAGSDDPQMCGAYVSDIYGYLHNMEMEVERRPLADYLEKIQKDVTANMRGILIDWLVEVAEEYKLVSDSLYLTVSYIDRFLSTNAINRQKLQLLGVSSMLIASKYEEITPPHVEDFCYITDNTYTKQDVVMMEADVLKSLKFEMGNPNVKTFLRRFTRIAQEDYKDSSLQVEFLGYYLAELSLLDYECIKFLPSLIAASVIFLARFTLQPNQHPWNVALQCHSRYKAMDLKECVCILHDLQLSKKGGSLIAVREKYNQHKFKCVSTLSSPSEIPKSFFEGINVI; encoded by the exons atggccgaccaagaaaactgcgtcaGGGTCACGCGCTTGGCGGCTAAGAAGCGAGCGGCGACGGAGTCTGCGCAGGAGCATAACAAGAAGAAGAGGGTTGTTTTGGGTGAGATTCAGAATGTTGCGTCTTCACAGGGTTTGGgtttggagagaaaaatgaaGTGCGACGTTGCAAAGAAAAAGAAGGAAGTTAAGCCTAAAAGGGATGCGAAGAATAGTAAATCGAGTTCGAAGGACACTTTAGGTGTGAAGGAAGATTTTGATTCTTGGATTGATGTGGTTGCTGGATCTGATGACCCGCAGATGTGTGGAGCCTATGTTTCTGATATATATGGTTATCTTCATAATATGGAG aTGGAGGTCGAGAGAAGGCCACTTGCTGATTACTTGGAAAAGATTCAGAAGGATGTTACGGCAAACATGAGAGGGATTTTAATAGATTGGTTGGTGGAGGTTGCAGAAGAGTACAAGCTTGTTTCGGATTCGTTATATCTAACTGTTTCCTACATCGATAGATTCTTATCTACCAATGCTATTAACAGACAAAAACTTCAGCTTCTTGGTGTTTCTTCAATGCTCATAGCTTC AAAATACGAAGAGATTACTCCTCCACACGTGGAAGATTTTTGTTATATAACTGATAACACGTACACCAAACAAGATGTCGTGATGATGGAGGCCGATGTACTCAAATCCCTTAAATTTGAAATGGGCAACCCTAACGTTAAGACATTTCTCAG AAGATTCACCAGGATTGCTCAAGAAGATTACAAG GATTCCAGTCTGCAAGTGGAATTCTTAGGATACTACCTTGCGGAGTTAAGTTTGCTGGATTACGAATGTATTAAATTCTTGCCTTCTTTGATAGCTGCTTCAGTCATATTCCTTGCAAGATTTACGCTCCAACCTAATCAACATCCATGG AATGTGGCTCTGCAATGTCATTCGAGATACAAGGCTATGGATTTGAAAGAATGTGTTTGTATCCTTCATGACTTGCAATTGAGTAAAAAGGGTGGTTCTTTGATTGCAGTGAGGGAGAAATACAATCAACACAAG TTCAAGTGTGTCTCAACATTATCTTCGCCTTCGGAGATACCAAAGTCGTTTTTTGAAGGCATCAACGTCATCTGA
- the LOC142524801 gene encoding metal transporter Nramp3.2-like: MTSSSSSTTLHHHHRHAEHHDSNPLLPPSTPSTPHSPAHVDESQENTLLHAIEIEPPLDESPGTSVPPFSWKKLWKFTGPGFLMSVAFLDPGNLEGDLQAGAIAGYSLLWLLFWATVMGLLIQLLSLRLGVATGRHLAEICRDEYPSWAGLMLWFMAEVALIGADIQEVIGSAIAIRILSKGVLPLWAGVLITACDCFIFLLLENYGFRKLEAFFAVLISSMAFSFAWMFVNTKPSGHELIEGILIPRLGSKTVQQAVGIIGCVITPYNVFLYSALVQSRKIDLKKKGRVQEALNYYTYESFTAVFVSFIINLLVTTVFAKGFYGTSQARTIGLVNAGEYLQERYGSSKFPILYIWGVGLLAAGQSSTITGTYAGQFIMGGFLNLQLKRWLRSLITRSCAILPTIIVAIVFNRSEELLDVLNEWLNVLQAMQIPFAVIPLVHLVSNEQIMGGFKIGTVLERTAWGVSTLVIAINGYILVDFFMSEVHGLLFGIIVCLGASSYAAFIVYLVFRGTNLVSCFGSHAFAYTRT, translated from the exons ATgacctcttcttcttcttccaccaccctccaccaccaccaccgtcaTGCAGAACACCACGACTCCAACCCCCTATTGCCGCCGTCAACCCCATCAACACCACACTCGCCAGCCCACGTCGACGAATCACAAGAAAACACCCTCTTACACGCCATCGAAATCGAGCCGCCGCTCGATGAGTCTCCCGGCACATCCGTGCCTCCCTTTTCTTGGAAGAAGCTTTGGAAATTCACGGGTCCCGGATTCTTGATGAGCGTCGCGTTTCTTGATCCGGGGAATTTGGAGGGTGATCTCCAGGCCGGCGCGATCGCGGGGTATTCGTTGCTATGGCTGCTGTTTTGGGCCACTGTTATGGGGCTGTTGATACAGTTACTGTCGTTGAGACTGGGGGTCGCGACAGGGCGGCATCTGGCCGAGATATGTCGGGACGAGTACCCTTCCTGGGCGGGCCTGATGCTGTGGTTCATGGCTGAGGTGGCTTTGATCGGGGCGGATATCCAGGAGGTGATCGGCAGCGCGATTGCTATAAGGATACTTAGCAAAGGAGTGTTGCCTCTTTGGGCAGGTGTTCTCATTACTGCCTGCGATTG TTTCATCTTCCTTCTTCTGGAAAACTATGGATTCAGGAAGCTTGAAGCCTTTTTTGCTGTGCTTATCTCAAGCATGGCGTTCTCGTTTGCCTGGATGTTCGTCAACACAAAACCAAGTGGCCACGAACTTATAGAAG GAATTTTGATACCTAGGCTTGGCTCCAAGACAGTTCAACAAGCCGTTGGAATCATCGGTTGCGTCATAACACCTTATAATGTTTTCCTATATTCAGCTTTAGTACAGTCTAGAAAGATTGACTTGAAAAAGAAAGGGAGAGTTCAAGAAGCCCTCAACTACTACACATACGAGTCCTTTACAGCAGTATTTGTCTCGTTTATCATAAACTTGTTAGTCACAACAGTTTTTGCAAAGGGATTCTATGGTACCTCGCAAGCTAGGACGATAGGTTTGGTAAATGCTGGAGAATACCTTCAAGAAAGATACGGAAGCAGCAAGTTTCCGATTCTTTACATTTGGGGCGTCGGTCTTCTCGCAGCCGGACAAAGCAGCACCATTACGGGGACATATGCTGGACAGTTTATTATGGGTGGTTTTCTGAATCTGCAGCTGAAAAGATGGCTAAGATCATTGATCACCAGAAGTTGTGCCATTTTGCCGACTATTATTGTGGCTATTGTTTTTAATCGCTCGGAGGAGTTGCTCGATGTTTTAAATGAATGGCTTAATGTGCTTCAGGCCATGCAAATACCATTTGCAGTTATACCTCTTGTCCACTTGGTGTCAAACGAACAGATTATGGGTGGGTTCAAGATTGGAACTGTTTTGGAG AGGACAGCTTGGGGTGTGTCTACGCTGGTAATAGCAATAAATGGATACATTTTGGTGGATTTTTTCATGTCAGAGGTTCATGGATTGTTGTTTGGTATTATAGTGTGCTTGGGGGCATCCTCGTACGCAGCATTTATCGTGTATCTTGTATTCCGCGGCACCAACCTCGTTTCCTGCTTCGGTTCCCATGCATTTGCTTACACTAGAACTTAG
- the LOC142523613 gene encoding pumilio homolog 12-like isoform X1, whose product MNELEIETVLSKVMEFLYELMKNQSGSQFFEKLFVFCNEEQRTRIILALTKFPLKLVNVCINSYGAKAMNTILEKLTEPQQISLLMSALSPAAIALANDPSGQHVIIYCVKHFSGEYNEHLLNDIADNCLKLATNRSGCCVLQSCVENHHGEARDRLISEIIVNAVHLAGDPFGNYVVQHLLGMRIPDVAADLYKRFLGYFASLSCNKYASNVVEKFLFHSGQMHAASITMELLTSPYATKLLVDPFGNFVIQSALKNSKGHAHDALRNLIQVNAASMQSNLYGRKILEHLEKRKQHSA is encoded by the exons ATGAATGAGCTAGAAATTGAGACTGTTCTATCTAAAGTGATGGAATTTTTATATGAGCTGATGAAAAATCAGTCTGGAAGTCAATTTTTTGAGAAACTTTTTGTGTTTTGCAATGAAGAACAAAGGACTAGGATCATTTTGGCCCTGACAAAGTTCCCATTAAAGCTCGTCAATGTTTGCATCAACTCATACGG GGCTAAAGCAATGAACACGATATTAGAGAAGCTAACCGAGCCGCAGCAAATTTCGTTGCTAATGTCTGCTCTGAGCCCTGCTGCTATTGCTTTGGCTAATGACCCCAGTGGCCAGCATGTCATCATATACTGTGTAAAACACTTCTCTGGAGAATATAATGAG CATCTTTTAAATGATATAGCAGACAACTGCTTAAAACTAGCAACCAACAGAAGTGGGTGTTGCGTGCTTCAGTCATGCGTGGAAAACCATCATGGAGAAGCTAGAGATCGGTTGATTAGTGAGATAATAGTTAATGCCGTTCACCTGGCTGGAGATCCCTTTGG CAACTATGTGGTGCAACACCTTCTTGGAATGAGGATACCTGACGTCGCAGCAGATCTTTATAAACGGTTCCTAGGATATTTTGCATCTCTCTCGTGCAACAAATATGCTAGTAATGTTGTGGAAAAATTTTTGTTTCATTCTGGACAAATGCATGCTGCTTCAATAACAATGGAGCTTTTAACGAGTCCCTATGCGACAAagcttctagtggatccttttGGGAATTTCGTCATTCAATCAGCCTTAAAAAATTCTAAG GGACACGCCCATGATGCTCTGAGGAACTTGATCCAAGTGAATGCAGCATCCATGCAAAGCAATCTCTACGGTAGAAAGATCCTTGAGCATCTGGAAAAGCGGAAGCAACATAGTGCATAG